The Petrotoga miotherma DSM 10691 region AAACATGAAAGAATACATTGAGAACGCTGTTGAAGGGAATATTTTTCTCGATTATAAAACGAAGTTACAAGAATTAACTCAAGAAAAAACAAAAAAATTGCCTGAATACGTCTTATTAAGTGCTTCTGGGCCATCACATATGAAAAGATACAAGGTGGCCGTCAAATTAGATGATGAGATACTTGGAATAGGTGAAGGTTTTTCAAAAAAATTTGCCGAGCAATTAGCAGCAAAAATCGCTTGTGAGAAGTTTTTGAACTCTACTGGTGGAAATGATGACATTGATTAAAGAAATTGAATTCGTTATTTTAAAGAACACCTCTTCAGTATCATTAACAGGGAATTATTGCTATCTGAACTGCAAACATTGTGGTCGCCATTATCTAAATAATATGGCCAGGGTAAAAGATATGAAAAATTTAGTAAATAAAGGGTTCACTTCTTTTTTAATTAGTGGTGGATTATTAACCGATGGAAAGGTTCCAATTACTATTTTTGCAGATACACTATATACTCTAAAAACCAAATATAATTTGAAATACAACGTACATACTGGCTATGTGGATGAAAAAGATATCCATGTTTTAAAAAAGATCGCGGATACTGTATCTTTTGACCTAGTTGGAGAACAGCAAACTGTAAGAGAGGTTTATGGAAAATTTGATTATGATAAGATGTGGACTTCTTTCGAATTACTTGTAAAGAATGATTTTGTCGTTAAACCACATATTACCATAGGCTTGAATAAAGGAGAATTCTCTCATGAACAAAAAGCAATTGAAAAACTAAAAAAATTTGGAGATCGAATAGATGAAATTATATTTCTAGTTTTTATACCCACCGTTGGAACTGAATTCCATTCTTATCAACCTCCAAAAGTGACGGAAGTTGTTTCTTTTCTTTCAAAGGTAAGAAAAGATTTTCAACATAAAAAGTTAACGCTAGGTTGTATGCATCCAAAGGGGAAATATAGAGAAGATCTTCAAACCAATCTTTTAGGTATTGTAAATAAAATTGTTCAACCTATTGGCAAAGTTATCGAAAAAGCCGAAAGAGAAAATTACCAGATTAGTTATAGTTACGAATGTTGTGCTTTCCCTTCTGATTGCCGCCTTGTGCAATAGGCTTTTTGCTGATCTGTGCAAAATGATGTTTTTTGCAGCCTTGTGCAAAATGGTTTTAATAATGTTTTAGAAGTAACATCCTCAATCTCATATGCGAAGCAAAAGTGTTTGGGGATCTTAAGGGGGAACCCCTGTTTGCGTTACTGTGCAAACGATGTTTTTTGCAGCCTTGTGCAAAATGGTTTTAATAATGTTTTAGAAGTAACATCCTCAATCTCATATGCGAAGCAAAAGTGTTTGGGGATCTTAAGGGGGAACCCCTTAACGTTCGATAATAGTGGAGGTATATTATAAGATGGAAATTTTACCTTCTTACATGAAGTTATACGAGTCAGGTGAACTTCATAAAAGACGTAATTATTTGATGAAACGATTAGAAAAATGTGATCTTTGCCCTCGGCAGTGTAAAGTAAATAGGTTAACAAATGTTGGAACTTGTAGGGTCGGGAACGAAATAAAAATTTCCGAGTATGTTCTTTATCCTGGAGAAGAGCCTGTATTGCAAGGAGAAAATGGTGCAGGTGGTATTTTCTTTAGCAATTGTACGATGAGGTGTGTTTATTGTCAGAATTTTAATTTTAGTCAACTGGGTTTCGGAAAGAACATTTCAACAATCGACTTAGCAGAAATTTTCTTAAAATTACAGAATGAAATGAAGGCTGCTAATTTGGATTTGGTAACTGCCACCCCATACTTACCTTTTATTTTTGATGCTTTGATATATGCAATAGAACGAGGATTTCGATTACCCATTGTATGGAATACTTCCTCTTATGAAAACATTGAAACTTTGAAGCTGATGGAGGATGTCGTTGATATATATTTGGCTGATATAAGGTATACTAGTAATATCGTTGGTAAACGATATTCAGGGGTAAAAGATTATTGGAGTAATGTCCAAATAGCTATTAAAGAGATGCATCGTCAGATTGGTGAAACTTTTATAGTAGATGAAAAGTCTAACATTTTGAAAAAAGGAATAATAATTCGTATTCTAGTTTTACCCAATCTAATAAACCAAGCGAAAGAAGCCTTAAAATTCTTAAAGTATGAAATTTCCGAAAAGATACATATCAGTTTAATGGACCAGTACGTTCCGGTTTATAAGGCAAAAAATTATAAAAAATTATCAAGATATTTATACAAATCAGAATATCAGGAAGTAGTCGACTATTTGTATGAATTAGGATTTAAAAATGGTTGGATTCAGACTCATAATTTAAAAGAAAACAATGAAGTTTTTTCAACGTCACAATAAACGTTGGTGACTATCAGAGGGGTGATTTCATGAAAGAAGTAGAACTGATGCGATACGTTGTTGATCAGTTACAAGATGGAGTAATGGCCATAGATGAAAGGGAAAGAATTTTTTACATAAACGACTCCGCCTGTAGGATTTTAGGAGTTGATAAAGAAAAAATAATTGGACAAAATGTAGTTGAAAATGTTCCAAATACAAGATTGCACATTGTTTTAAGAACCGGGGAACCAGAATACGACAAATTACAAAGTTTAGGGGATAAAGTTATTTTAACTTCCCGTATCCCTATAAAAAATGATAATAATGAAACTATCGCTGTTGCCGCTGTTTTCAGAGATATTACCACATTACAAAAGTTAGCCGAAGAGATTACTAATCTAAGAGAAATGGAAGCACTTTTAACTTCTATAATTGATTCTACCTCAGATGCCATTTCTGTGGCTGATCAAGAAGGTCGTGTTACCATGGTCAACAGAGCTTATACAAGAATCACAGGACTAACACCGAGAGAGGTCATTGGTAAGCCTGCCACTATAGATTTGGCAGAAGGTGAAAGTTTACATATTCAATGTGCAAGAGAGAAAAAACCTATATACAATGTAAGAAAAAAATTAGCTACGAACAAAAAAGAAGTAGTAGCAAGCGTCACCCCACTTTTTGTTAAAAATGAGTTTAAAGGAAGTGTCGCCGTTATTCATGATATTTCTGAGATTCAAAGATTAATAAACGAGCTTGAAGCAACAAAAAGGATGCTAAAAAAAGAGAGTGCCACCCACACCTTCGACGATTTAGTGGTTAAATCTGAAATTATGAAAGATGTAATAGCTCAAGCAAGTAAAGTAGCATCAGTAGACGTGGATCTTTTATTAATAGGCGAATTTGGAGTAGGAAAAGAGGTTCTAGCACAAGCTATTCACAACGCAAGTGCAAGGAAAGAGGGGCCGTATCTAAAATTAAATTTTTCTTTGATTTCAAAAGAAAGACAAGAAGAGTACCTTTTTGGGGAAAATAGTTATTTGGTACGAGCGAATGAAGGGACCCTTTTTTTGGAAAATATTGATCTGATGGATATAGAAATGCAGAGAAAACTTTTAGCCTTTCTTAAAGACAACGTTTTCGATACGAATTATTACGATTTTGTTCCTGATGTTAGGTTTATTTTTGCAACCACAGAAGATTTAAAGATTCTTTCTGGTTTGGGGAAATTTTCTAAAGAGCTTTTATACAAAATTTCAGTAGTAAGTATAGAAGTTCCATCATTAAGAGAAAGAAAAGAAGACATTCCTGAACTGGCTCAACAACTATTACATAGTCTAAATAGAAAGTATGGAAGAATAGTTTATGGATTTACTGAAGATGCCTTGAATAAATTAAAGAATTATTCGTGGCCAGGAAACATAAGAGAGTTGGAAAACGTAATTGACCGGGCCATGTTGGCAATGGACAACAGCGATTCCATAGTAACTTCCACACACATTCCCGATTTGATAGAAAACGTTGAAGAAGTTAAAGGAACGCTTAAAGAAATGACTGAAGACTTCGAGAAGAAGATAATTATAGAAGTACTTGAAGCAAGCCACGGTAATAAAACAGAAGTTGCCCGTAAACTGGGTTTAACTGTGAGAAATCTTTATTATAAGCTGGATAGATACGGCATCAAGTAAGGTTTAATGTGAATGGGGGGATGAACATTGAAATTTGAATTTCGTCTAGAACGGTTGAAAGATCTAAAAAAAATTTTAGAAGATAACGCAAGAATAGAATTGGGTAAAAAAAGTAAACAAAGGCAGTTAGTTGAAGACGAAATTAATCAGATCAGTAATAAGATCGATACCTTTTCAACAGAATTTATAAAAGAGGTAAAAGATACTATCTCAATTACTAAACTATCAAATATGGTAGAGTATAAAAATTATTTAAATGAGCAATTATCACAACTACGTTTAGTGTTACAAGAAAAGTTACAAGAAGAAGAAATGGCACGACAAAATTATTTAAAGGCCAAAAACGAAAAAGATATTCTTCAAAAACTTAAAGATAAAAGATTTGACGAATTTAAAATTCGGGAAAAGAGGGCCGATATAAAAGAATTAGATGAAATTGCAAGATTAAACCATCAACCAAGGGAGGAGAATTATGAATAAGATCAAAGTTTTGTTCTTATGTTCGAGAAATTCTGCAAGAAGTCAGATGGCTCAGGCGTTTTTGAAGAAATACGGAGATGATAAGTTCGAGGCTTACAGTGCTGGTTTAGAAGCAAGTGAAATTCATCCTTTGACCATAAAAGTCATGGAAGAGAAAGGAATATCTATGGACGGGCAATACTCAAAGAGTTTGGACATATACTTGAACGATAGGTTTGGTTTTTTAATAACTGTCTGCTCCAAAGCAGAAAAAGAATGTCCTTTTTTCCCTGGCGTTAGTATAAGACTATACTGGCCCTTTGATGATCCAGCCAGTGCTCAAGGTTCTGAAGAAGAACAATTAGAAGTATTTCGAAAGGTAAGAGATCAAATAGAAAAAAAGGTAATTGATTTTGTGGAAAATACTGATAAATACTCCAATATAAAAGATAATTTTCGAGTGTAAATACCTTTTTGTATTTACTTTATTTTTCAAAGAATTAACCTTCAGCTAAAGTTTGTTTGTTATAATGAATTCATAACAAAATTAATAAAGAAGAAACCTCTTTCTGTATAATGCCGATAATATGGTTCGGCAGTTTCTACCAAACAGCCGTAAACTGTTTGACTACAGTAAGGGGGGTTGAGATTTTTACATCAACATCCTACCTCTCTTCTGTAGAAGAGGTAGGATTTTTTATTTTGACATTTTAAAAAAGGAGAGATAACTTTGAGTAAGAAAGTCCTTTTGATATCTGGAAGTCAATCGGATGAGATTTTTGTAAAAACTGCCATTGACCTCTTTGAAGAATGGAAAATGAGTTACGATTACAAAGTGTTTAGTGCTCACAGGAATTTGAAAGAGCTAAGCAAATTTATTGAAGAACTTCCCAGTAACGAGTATAGTGTCATAATAGCTGTTGCCGGTCTTTCTGCTGCCTTGCCTGGTGTAATCGCTTCATTAACCAACCTCCCCGTTATTGGTGTCCCTAGAGATGTAGGTCCTTTAAATGGAATAGATGCATTACTTTCTATGGTACAGATGCCCAGTGGGGTGCCTGTTGCAACTATGGGAATTGGAAGTAGTGGGATGAAAAATGCAGCATACTTTGCAAAAAGGTTGATAGAAGGTGAAAAAGATGGAAGATAAGAAAAATTTTGAGCTTTTATACGAAGGGAAAGCCAAAAAAGTATACAAGTTCGATGAGCAGAAGTTATTGATAAAATTTAAAGACGATGTCACAGCGTTCAACGGATTAAAAAAAGATCAGATACTTAACAAAGGTAAAATTAACAAAAAAATTTCTAAGTTTTTCTTTGAAATGTTGAATAAGGAAGGAATAAATACCCATTACATCAACGATTACGATGAAAACTCTTTCGTTGCAAAATGGACAGATTTAATTCCTCTTGAGGTTATAGTTAGAAATTACACTGCCGGTAGTTTTTGTAAGAGATACGGTGTGAAAAAAGGCTTGATATTTGATTATCCTTTAATTGAATTTTCTTTAAAAAATGACGAGTTAGGTGATCCCATGATCACCAAAGATGCTGTCCTTCTTTTGAAGGTTACCACAGAAGACATATTGGATGAAATCACTTCAATTTCTAAAAAAGTCAACGATATTTTGAGTGATTATTTAAAATCTAAAGGAATTATTTTGGTGGATTTTAAATTAGAGTTCGGAATCAGTAAAAACGATAATAAAGTTACGTTGATAGATGAGATTTCACCTGATACATGCCGTTTTTGGGACGCAAATACTATGGAATCCCTTGACAAAGATGTGTATAGGGAAGAAAAGGGAGATCTACTAAACGCCTACGAAGTATTGCTTGGGAGGTTGGATATATGATTAAGGAGGAACAGAAAACTTTCCGATTTGAAGTAAAAGTAAAGTTAAGAGAAGGAATTTTAGACCCACAGGGAGCTACTACTTTCAAGGTTTTAAGAAGGTTGAATTACAACGTTGAAAGTGTAAGATTTGGAAAAAGTATAGAATTAGACATAAAAGAAGATAGCTATGAAACAGCCAAAGATAAAGCTAAAGAAATAGCGTATAAAATTTTAACCAATCCTGTTTTAGAAGATTTTGAAATCATCGATTTGAATAGGAAGTGAACAGTGTGAAGAATGTAAATTCGTTAACTGCTGGAATTATAGTTTTCCCTGGTTCAAACTGTGATAGAGATGCAAATTTTGCTTTGACGATTAACGGTTTTGATACGAAATATATATGGCATGATTTTAATCAATTATTGGATTTCGATTTAGTTTTTATTCCAGGAGGATTTTCCTATGGAGATTATTTAAGAGTGGGAGCATTGGCAAGATTTTCTCCAGTAATGAAATCTGTTGAGAAGTATATATTAAACAAAAGAGGATTGGTTTTAGGGGTTTGTAATGGCTTTCAGATCCTCACAGAAGCAGGAATATTACCCGGAGTATTAACCGTTAACACGTCTCATAGATTCATATGTAAGGATGTTGAAGTTGAGGTCATAAATTATGATACGCCATTTATTAATAACGTTCAAAAAAAGATTTTAACTTTACCTATAGCCCACAAGGAAGGCCGTTATATAGTTAACGATAACAAACTTAATCCTAAAAATATTTT contains the following coding sequences:
- a CDS encoding radical SAM protein, giving the protein MTLIKEIEFVILKNTSSVSLTGNYCYLNCKHCGRHYLNNMARVKDMKNLVNKGFTSFLISGGLLTDGKVPITIFADTLYTLKTKYNLKYNVHTGYVDEKDIHVLKKIADTVSFDLVGEQQTVREVYGKFDYDKMWTSFELLVKNDFVVKPHITIGLNKGEFSHEQKAIEKLKKFGDRIDEIIFLVFIPTVGTEFHSYQPPKVTEVVSFLSKVRKDFQHKKLTLGCMHPKGKYREDLQTNLLGIVNKIVQPIGKVIEKAERENYQISYSYECCAFPSDCRLVQ
- a CDS encoding arsenate reductase ArsC; this translates as MNKIKVLFLCSRNSARSQMAQAFLKKYGDDKFEAYSAGLEASEIHPLTIKVMEEKGISMDGQYSKSLDIYLNDRFGFLITVCSKAEKECPFFPGVSIRLYWPFDDPASAQGSEEEQLEVFRKVRDQIEKKVIDFVENTDKYSNIKDNFRV
- the purQ gene encoding phosphoribosylformylglycinamidine synthase subunit PurQ; amino-acid sequence: MKNVNSLTAGIIVFPGSNCDRDANFALTINGFDTKYIWHDFNQLLDFDLVFIPGGFSYGDYLRVGALARFSPVMKSVEKYILNKRGLVLGVCNGFQILTEAGILPGVLTVNTSHRFICKDVEVEVINYDTPFINNVQKKILTLPIAHKEGRYIVNDNKLNPKNILLKYKENPNGSFDDVAGITNEEYNVFGLMPHPERACHSVLGNEDGNYIFQSIRRYLTSAESINN
- the purC gene encoding phosphoribosylaminoimidazolesuccinocarboxamide synthase; this encodes MEDKKNFELLYEGKAKKVYKFDEQKLLIKFKDDVTAFNGLKKDQILNKGKINKKISKFFFEMLNKEGINTHYINDYDENSFVAKWTDLIPLEVIVRNYTAGSFCKRYGVKKGLIFDYPLIEFSLKNDELGDPMITKDAVLLLKVTTEDILDEITSISKKVNDILSDYLKSKGIILVDFKLEFGISKNDNKVTLIDEISPDTCRFWDANTMESLDKDVYREEKGDLLNAYEVLLGRLDI
- the purS gene encoding phosphoribosylformylglycinamidine synthase subunit PurS, giving the protein MIKEEQKTFRFEVKVKLREGILDPQGATTFKVLRRLNYNVESVRFGKSIELDIKEDSYETAKDKAKEIAYKILTNPVLEDFEIIDLNRK
- the fliJ gene encoding flagellar export protein FliJ; translated protein: MKFEFRLERLKDLKKILEDNARIELGKKSKQRQLVEDEINQISNKIDTFSTEFIKEVKDTISITKLSNMVEYKNYLNEQLSQLRLVLQEKLQEEEMARQNYLKAKNEKDILQKLKDKRFDEFKIREKRADIKELDEIARLNHQPREENYE
- a CDS encoding radical SAM protein, producing MEILPSYMKLYESGELHKRRNYLMKRLEKCDLCPRQCKVNRLTNVGTCRVGNEIKISEYVLYPGEEPVLQGENGAGGIFFSNCTMRCVYCQNFNFSQLGFGKNISTIDLAEIFLKLQNEMKAANLDLVTATPYLPFIFDALIYAIERGFRLPIVWNTSSYENIETLKLMEDVVDIYLADIRYTSNIVGKRYSGVKDYWSNVQIAIKEMHRQIGETFIVDEKSNILKKGIIIRILVLPNLINQAKEALKFLKYEISEKIHISLMDQYVPVYKAKNYKKLSRYLYKSEYQEVVDYLYELGFKNGWIQTHNLKENNEVFSTSQ
- a CDS encoding 5-(carboxyamino)imidazole ribonucleotide mutase, whose protein sequence is MSKKVLLISGSQSDEIFVKTAIDLFEEWKMSYDYKVFSAHRNLKELSKFIEELPSNEYSVIIAVAGLSAALPGVIASLTNLPVIGVPRDVGPLNGIDALLSMVQMPSGVPVATMGIGSSGMKNAAYFAKRLIEGEKDGR
- a CDS encoding sigma-54 interaction domain-containing protein yields the protein MKEVELMRYVVDQLQDGVMAIDERERIFYINDSACRILGVDKEKIIGQNVVENVPNTRLHIVLRTGEPEYDKLQSLGDKVILTSRIPIKNDNNETIAVAAVFRDITTLQKLAEEITNLREMEALLTSIIDSTSDAISVADQEGRVTMVNRAYTRITGLTPREVIGKPATIDLAEGESLHIQCAREKKPIYNVRKKLATNKKEVVASVTPLFVKNEFKGSVAVIHDISEIQRLINELEATKRMLKKESATHTFDDLVVKSEIMKDVIAQASKVASVDVDLLLIGEFGVGKEVLAQAIHNASARKEGPYLKLNFSLISKERQEEYLFGENSYLVRANEGTLFLENIDLMDIEMQRKLLAFLKDNVFDTNYYDFVPDVRFIFATTEDLKILSGLGKFSKELLYKISVVSIEVPSLRERKEDIPELAQQLLHSLNRKYGRIVYGFTEDALNKLKNYSWPGNIRELENVIDRAMLAMDNSDSIVTSTHIPDLIENVEEVKGTLKEMTEDFEKKIIIEVLEASHGNKTEVARKLGLTVRNLYYKLDRYGIK